The following proteins are co-located in the Candidatus Deferrimicrobiaceae bacterium genome:
- the fliG gene encoding flagellar motor switch protein FliG — MAGEHQISGAEKAAILLLALGEDAATDVFKGLEESEIRLVGQAMARMHEIPTVTINAVLNEFRREMIQPRGQVTNTRNFLNNTLSKALDPSRARALVNELVTPPKVRGLKALQLAEPKNVSRLLVNEHPQICAVVLSTLEPKKVGKILSCFPPEKLSDILLRMGKLEKISPDLLREIEDVLNLAPTETDGEAPIAAGGVKLVAAALNTMNKELENQAMDAMQSSDADLADVIRKAQFTFEDLLAVDDRSFQSVLREVNRDILVVALKAASPEMKEKVFMNVSERAASMMREDLEAMGPVKVTEVENARQEIIRIARKLEEEGKVTLRSGAGGGDDDVV; from the coding sequence ATGGCGGGCGAACACCAGATCAGCGGCGCCGAGAAGGCGGCCATCCTGCTCCTCGCGCTCGGCGAGGATGCGGCGACCGACGTATTCAAGGGACTCGAGGAGTCCGAGATCCGGCTGGTCGGCCAGGCCATGGCGCGCATGCACGAGATCCCGACCGTCACGATCAACGCGGTCCTCAACGAGTTCCGCCGCGAGATGATCCAGCCGCGCGGCCAGGTCACCAACACGCGCAACTTCCTCAACAACACGCTCTCGAAGGCGCTCGACCCGTCGCGGGCGCGCGCCCTCGTCAACGAGCTGGTCACTCCGCCCAAGGTCCGCGGGCTCAAGGCGCTCCAGCTTGCCGAGCCCAAAAACGTCTCTCGCCTGCTGGTCAACGAGCATCCGCAGATCTGCGCAGTGGTGCTGTCGACGCTGGAGCCCAAGAAGGTGGGCAAGATCCTCTCCTGCTTCCCGCCCGAGAAGCTGTCCGACATCCTCCTGCGCATGGGCAAGCTCGAAAAGATCTCCCCCGACCTGCTTCGCGAGATTGAGGACGTCCTCAACCTGGCCCCGACCGAGACCGACGGCGAAGCGCCCATCGCCGCCGGCGGCGTCAAGCTGGTCGCGGCCGCGCTCAACACGATGAACAAGGAGCTCGAGAACCAGGCGATGGACGCCATGCAGTCCTCCGACGCGGACCTCGCCGACGTGATCCGCAAGGCGCAGTTCACCTTCGAGGATCTCCTGGCCGTCGACGACCGGAGCTTCCAGTCGGTCCTGCGCGAGGTCAACCGCGACATCCTGGTCGTGGCGCTCAAGGCCGCCAGTCCCGAGATGAAGGAAAAGGTGTTCATGAACGTTTCCGAGCGCGCGGCGTCGATGATGCGCGAGGACCTCGAGGCCATGGGCCCGGTCAAGGTCACCGAGGTCGAGAACGCCCGCCAGGAGATCATCCGGATCGCCCGCAAGCTCGAGGAGGAAGGCAAGGTCACCCTGCGCTCGGGCGCCGGAGGGGGGGACGACGATGTCGTCTGA
- a CDS encoding FliH/SctL family protein yields MSSDRLDAFDFPQFFGEDAGAPHKELFELFDTEGCVTPGTVSPGPQAEDVNQRIARIEQEAYEKAFVLGEKAGREMGEASVAPLVEKLRVALAEVSTLRAMTLKESEKELVELAFAIAGAVIGREVSQAPTILFENVRRALLLAGDGGRLTLRVNPADAASIWREREALAPFLEGKGELRVEPHEQIDRGGCVAVTDFTEIDASIAGQCDILRETFSAVREGTE; encoded by the coding sequence ATGTCGTCTGACCGCCTCGACGCGTTCGACTTCCCGCAGTTCTTCGGCGAGGACGCCGGCGCCCCTCATAAGGAACTTTTCGAATTGTTCGACACCGAGGGATGCGTGACCCCCGGAACCGTCTCCCCGGGACCGCAGGCCGAGGACGTGAACCAGCGGATCGCGCGCATCGAGCAGGAAGCCTACGAAAAAGCGTTCGTGCTGGGGGAGAAGGCGGGCCGCGAGATGGGCGAGGCCAGCGTCGCCCCCCTCGTCGAAAAGCTGCGCGTCGCGCTCGCCGAGGTTTCCACCCTGCGAGCCATGACGCTGAAAGAATCCGAGAAGGAGTTGGTCGAGCTCGCCTTTGCGATCGCCGGCGCCGTCATCGGCCGGGAAGTCTCCCAGGCGCCCACGATCCTGTTCGAAAATGTCCGCCGGGCGCTGCTTCTCGCGGGCGACGGCGGCCGTCTCACGCTCCGCGTGAACCCGGCCGATGCGGCCTCCATCTGGCGCGAGCGGGAGGCGCTGGCCCCTTTCCTCGAAGGCAAGGGCGAGCTGCGCGTAGAACCGCACGAGCAGATCGACCGGGGCGGCTGCGTCGCGGTCACCGACTTCACCGAGATCGACGCCTCGATCGCCGGCCAGTGCGACATCCTGCGCGAGACGTTTTCGGCGGTACGGGAGGGGACCGAATGA